From Bradysia coprophila strain Holo2 unplaced genomic scaffold, BU_Bcop_v1 contig_324, whole genome shotgun sequence, the proteins below share one genomic window:
- the LOC119079371 gene encoding stress-induced-phosphoprotein 1, whose translation MEQDTATMINLLKEQGNAALSSENYDQAIEIYTKAIQLDDKNHVLYSNRSAAYVKAGKYEEALQDANKTIELNPTWVKGYSRKGSALSFMQKYGDALTAYGEGLKQDPTNAALLQGSAEAKQSLLSMFSNYMEVDPSSPQATSAPPKPAPKAASPPKDEDVNLTENQKLAKKSKILGNDAYKKKDFETALKHYNEAMEHDPTDITFYNNTAAVYFEQKDYEKCISTCEKGIEIGRENRADFKLIAKAFSRIGNAYKKMENWKTAKTYFEKSMSEHRTPEVKTILSQIDKKIKEEELKAYVDPVKAEEEKELGNEFFKKGEFSTAIKHYSEAIKRNPEDPKLYSNRAACYTKLAAFDLGLKDCDMCTTLDDKFIKGWIRKGKILQGMQKSSKALAAYQKAIEIDPNNTEAVEGYRSCTMAVHSNPQETWQKAMTDPEVQQILKDPAMRMILNQMQSDPKAVQDHLKNPEIAGKIQKLLESGIIQIH comes from the exons ATGGAGCAGGATACAGCAACAATG ATCAATCTGTTGAAAGAACAAGGGAACGCTGCACTTTCGAGCGAGAATTACGATCAAGCGATCGAAATCTACACAAAAGCAATTCAGTTGGACGATAAAAATCATGTGCTGTACAGTAACAGATCTGCTGCGTACGTAAAAGCCGGTAAATACGAGGAAGCTCTGCAGGACGCTAACAAAACGATCGAATTGAATCCAACATGGGTGAAAGGATATTCGCGAAAAGGATCGGCGCTATCGTTTATGCAGAAGTATGGTGACGCTTTGACGGCCTATGGAGAAG GTTTGAAGCAAGACCCAACCAACGCTGCCCTCCTTCAAGGATCCGCAGAGGCCAAGCAATCGCTGCTAtcaatgttttcaaattaCATGGAAGTCGATCCCAGTTCACCGCAAGCAACAAGTGCTCCGCCAAAGCCAGCACCAAAGGCGGCTTCACCTCCAAAAGATGAGGACGTTAACCTTAccgaaaaccaaaaattagcaaagaaatcgaaaattctcgGAAACGATGCCTACAAAAAGAAAGACTTTGAGACGGCACTCAAACACTACAACGAGGCCATGGAACACGATCCGACTGATATAACATTCTACAACAACACAGCTGCCGTCTACTTCGAACAGAAGGATTACGAAAAGTGCATCTCAACGTGCGAGAAGGGCATCGAAATTGGACGTGAGAACCGGGCTGATTTTAAGTTGATAGCAAAGGCGTTTTCGCGTATCGGCAACGCTtacaagaaaatggaaaattggaaaacggCCAAGACTTACTTCGAAAAATCAATGTCCGAGCATCGCACTCCGGAAGTGAAAACGATTTTGAGCCAAATCGATAAGAAGATTAAAGAAGAGGAATTGAAGGCGTACGTCGATCCAGTCAAAGCCGAAGAGGAGAAGGAATTAGGCAACGAATTTTTCAAGAAAGGTGAATTCAGCACGGCTATCAAACATTACTCCGAAGCCATCAAACGAAATCCAGAAGATCCGAAACTGTACAGCAACCGCGCGGCATGCTACACGAAATTAGCTGCATTCGATCTGGGATTGAAGGACTGCGATATGTGCACAACGTTAGACGACAAATTCATCAAGGGCTGGATACGTAAGGGAAAAATCCTGCAAGGAATGCAAAAGTCTTCGAAAGCTCTAGCCGCATATCAAAAGGCGATCGAAATCGATCCGAATAACACGGAAGCCGTGGAGGGATACCGTTCGTGCACGATGGCTGTTCACAGCAATCCACAAGAGACGTGGCAGAAGGCTATGACCGATCCGGAGGTGCAACAAATTCTTAAAG